In a genomic window of Amphiprion ocellaris isolate individual 3 ecotype Okinawa chromosome 13, ASM2253959v1, whole genome shotgun sequence:
- the hs3st1 gene encoding heparan sulfate glucosamine 3-O-sulfotransferase 1, whose translation MAALLLGLLLFAMQSPPIPSRPMADGGPPSPPTASPTDNGTAGHPNGTLQQLPQIIIIGVRKGGTRALIEMLSLHSAVAAAQNEVHFFDWESHFQKGLPWYLSQMPYAFPDQLTVEKTPAYFTSSKVPKRIHQMNPDIKLLLILRDPTERVLSDYTQVFYNRLQKHKRYQPIESVLVKDGEINLGYKALNRSLYYVHMQNWLHYFPPESIHVVDGDELIRDPFPEMKKVERFLKLEPQINASNFYFNKTKGFYCLRDHGRERCLHDSKGRAHPHVAPAILQKLYQFFHEPNKKFFELVGRTFNWN comes from the coding sequence ATGGCAGCCTTACTCCTCGGGCTGCTGCTCTTTGCAATGCAGTCCCCCCCCATCCCCTCCAGGCCGATGGCTGACGGGGGGCCACCTTCACCTCCCACCGCATCGCCCACCGACAACGGGACCGCCGGCCACCCCAACGGGACCCTCCAGCAGCTTCCTCAGATCATCATTATCGGCGTGAGGAAGGGGGGGACGCGGGCGCTGATTGAGATGCTCAGCCTGCACAGCGCCGTGGCCGCCGCTCAGAACGAGGTGCACTTCTTTGACTGGGAGAGTCACTTTCAGAAGGGCTTGCCGTGGTATCTCAGCCAGATGCCTTACGCTTTCCCCGACCAGCTGACGGTGGAGAAGACGCCGGCCTACTTCACCTCCAGCAAAGTCCCCAAACGCATCCACCAGATGAACCCTGACATCAAGCTGCTGCTCATCCTCAGAGACCCCACGGAGCGGGTGCTCTCGGACTACACCCAGGTCTTTTACAACCGTCTCCAGAAGCACAAGCGCTACCAGCCCATCGAATCGGTGCTGGTGAAGGATGGCGAGATCAACCTGGGATACAAGGCTCTCAATCGCAGCCTGTACTATGTTCACATGCAGAACTGGCTGCATTACTTCCCACCGGAGAGCATCCACGTTGTGGACGGGGATGAGTTGATCAGGGACCCCTTCCCCGAGATGAAAAAGGTGGAAAGGTTCTTAAAGCTGGAACCCCAGATAAACGCTTCAAATTTTTACTTCAATAAAACTAAAGGATTCTACTGTTTGAGAGACCACGGGCGAGAGAGGTGTTTACACGACTCTAAAGGCAGGGCTCACCCTCATGTGGCTCCTGCCATCCTGCAGAAACTCTACCAGTTCTTTCACGAACCCAACAAGAAGTTCTTTGAGCTGGTGGGTCGAACATTCAACTGGAATTGA